One genomic segment of Opitutaceae bacterium includes these proteins:
- a CDS encoding DUF4838 domain-containing protein — protein MKITIRVPDPELDQTPIRAHQEDQIDFRLDQVGADRTTVAFAALELKQFLDRTIAGAEVAFASTAIGGNSRGGEEDLSIHLRISPDGRPVGSYRFEPEIRGLTIAGEDRTGVLYGVYHFLESQGWKWLSPGPGGEIPPETGAELTLPARPETHSPAFTLCRGFDFAARSMESVELLHWMARNRLNLAGHRPTTGALGRKLGMLYKNGGHIFEPILDPDRVLEDGRTVWEAHRNWYGRPAKGELTKANALRTQFCVSQPDLLDFLAEELVHKIETEWSEADLVAVWGFDTWGSCCTCEKCRSLGNDSDQYVFLLSRLRQEIDKARASGRLRYPVRMAGCAYEGTSTLGGPSGAIPQNLIDAGDAIIFYPIDRSYAADLNDPSSDTNRPYDAALDSWLNRSERLPVIVGEYYNVSKYEDLPALFTKRIENDLKAYHDRGITGMTYMHFPMVNWAVRTLTQYHYARANWNTSVEAGPLVRSYLNGRYGPHGKDMADAYGLIESGYSRIGEWRNWHSSVLEALMHWDGAPPGKPLKVANDLGDAAGAICDGERSLGELSQALQMIEALVQREQERDAENPDLSFRVAVNPVDYTGMKRGSPYALSLGEDRRLLRYGCDTMELMTEMVRYHDALVRNDLDLADLVWRRLEGVADRMDTYWVPIEYIYPGPGLNSRDALSRTQLRDLIARCRRWRRTRGPVRCKEKVQRNA, from the coding sequence ATGAAGATCACCATTCGAGTCCCCGACCCTGAACTGGACCAGACTCCGATCCGGGCCCACCAGGAAGACCAGATTGATTTCAGACTGGACCAGGTGGGCGCAGACCGGACCACGGTGGCGTTCGCCGCCCTCGAACTGAAGCAGTTTCTCGATCGGACAATTGCCGGGGCTGAAGTGGCCTTCGCTTCGACCGCGATCGGAGGGAACAGCAGAGGAGGCGAGGAAGATCTCAGCATTCACCTTCGGATTTCCCCGGATGGCCGGCCCGTCGGCAGCTATCGTTTCGAGCCCGAAATCCGGGGATTGACCATCGCAGGTGAAGACCGCACCGGCGTCCTCTACGGCGTCTACCACTTTCTGGAAAGCCAGGGATGGAAGTGGTTGTCGCCCGGACCGGGCGGCGAGATCCCGCCCGAAACAGGCGCAGAGCTGACCCTGCCCGCCCGCCCGGAAACCCATTCACCCGCCTTCACCCTCTGTCGTGGATTCGACTTCGCGGCCAGATCAATGGAATCGGTCGAGCTGCTTCACTGGATGGCCCGGAACCGGCTGAACCTGGCCGGTCACCGTCCGACCACCGGTGCCCTCGGCCGCAAGCTCGGGATGCTCTACAAGAACGGGGGTCACATCTTCGAGCCCATCCTCGATCCCGATCGCGTGCTGGAGGACGGACGGACGGTGTGGGAAGCACATCGCAACTGGTACGGCAGGCCCGCCAAGGGCGAGCTGACCAAGGCAAACGCCCTCCGAACCCAGTTCTGCGTCTCCCAGCCGGACCTGCTTGATTTCCTGGCCGAGGAACTGGTCCACAAGATCGAGACCGAGTGGTCCGAGGCGGACCTGGTCGCGGTTTGGGGGTTCGACACCTGGGGAAGCTGCTGCACCTGCGAAAAGTGCCGATCCCTGGGCAATGACTCCGACCAATACGTCTTTCTCCTTTCCCGGCTCAGGCAGGAGATCGACAAGGCCCGCGCATCCGGACGGCTGCGTTATCCGGTCCGCATGGCCGGCTGCGCTTACGAAGGCACCAGTACTCTGGGGGGGCCAAGTGGAGCCATCCCGCAAAACCTGATCGATGCAGGTGACGCCATCATCTTCTACCCGATTGACCGCAGCTATGCCGCCGATCTCAACGACCCCTCTTCCGACACCAACCGGCCCTACGACGCTGCCCTGGACAGCTGGCTGAACCGATCCGAACGCCTTCCGGTCATCGTCGGTGAATACTACAATGTTTCCAAGTATGAAGACCTGCCCGCCCTCTTCACGAAGAGGATCGAGAACGACCTGAAGGCCTACCACGACCGGGGCATCACGGGCATGACCTACATGCATTTTCCCATGGTCAACTGGGCGGTGCGGACGCTGACCCAATACCACTATGCACGGGCCAACTGGAACACGTCCGTCGAGGCCGGTCCGCTTGTCCGTTCGTATCTGAACGGCCGATACGGACCGCACGGGAAGGACATGGCCGATGCCTACGGCCTGATCGAATCGGGCTACAGCCGGATCGGCGAATGGAGGAACTGGCACTCCAGCGTTCTGGAGGCCCTCATGCATTGGGATGGGGCGCCCCCCGGGAAGCCCCTCAAGGTGGCCAATGACCTGGGAGATGCGGCTGGCGCGATCTGCGATGGTGAACGCTCACTGGGCGAACTGTCGCAGGCCCTCCAGATGATCGAAGCGCTCGTCCAGAGGGAGCAGGAACGCGATGCGGAGAATCCCGACCTTTCCTTCCGGGTGGCAGTCAATCCGGTGGACTATACCGGCATGAAGAGGGGCTCGCCCTATGCCCTGTCGCTCGGAGAGGATCGAAGGCTGCTACGCTACGGATGCGACACCATGGAACTGATGACCGAGATGGTGCGCTATCACGATGCCCTGGTGCGCAATGACCTGGATCTCGCCGATCTTGTCTGGCGACGGTTGGAGGGAGTAGCCGACCGGATGGACACCTACTGGGTGCCGATTGAATACATCTACCCCGGTCCGGGCCTCAACAGCAGGGACGCGTTGAGCCGCACCCAGTTGCGTGACCTCATCGCCCGTTGCCGGCGATGGAGGAGGACTCGCGGACCGGTTCGGTGTAAAGAGAAAGTCCAACGGAACGCATGA
- a CDS encoding HEAT repeat domain-containing protein: MKQFTFRTLLIITFFVAATALTLSLRLGEPSPISPREAELQRELDALEQRIEDLTGKLAAVREEDPLPGFVAETPHPPPPVETSVNSTTAARVAEIGETMEDVRWTMTLRGMMPPTADHIDRSRSLLFDPNADLREQLAALRILRTSDQLTDDDVRQMVKIFNQTDNEKARVEIIRRLDNVRTPEFLDTLMIASSTSDNAKVRAEAIDSLSGYLPDPDLKDWLTVVSRDDPNKKVQREANRLLEKYWPKVEDEG; the protein is encoded by the coding sequence ATGAAGCAGTTCACCTTCAGGACCCTGCTCATCATCACGTTTTTCGTAGCGGCAACCGCCCTGACCCTGTCCCTTCGCCTGGGTGAACCCTCCCCCATCTCACCCAGGGAAGCCGAACTCCAGCGGGAACTCGATGCGCTCGAGCAGCGGATCGAAGACCTGACAGGCAAATTGGCCGCAGTCCGCGAGGAAGATCCCCTTCCGGGTTTCGTGGCTGAAACGCCCCATCCGCCGCCACCGGTCGAAACCTCCGTCAATTCCACCACCGCGGCGCGGGTCGCCGAGATCGGAGAAACCATGGAAGATGTGCGCTGGACCATGACCCTCCGCGGGATGATGCCTCCGACAGCGGACCACATCGATCGGTCCCGATCGCTGCTTTTCGATCCCAATGCCGATCTGCGCGAGCAACTCGCAGCCCTGAGGATCCTCCGGACGTCCGACCAGCTGACCGACGACGATGTCCGCCAGATGGTGAAGATCTTCAACCAAACCGATAATGAGAAGGCCCGGGTGGAAATCATCCGACGGCTCGATAACGTCCGCACCCCGGAGTTCCTCGACACCCTGATGATTGCGTCGTCCACCAGCGACAACGCAAAGGTCAGGGCAGAAGCGATCGATTCCCTCTCCGGGTATCTCCCCGATCCGGACCTCAAGGACTGGCTGACCGTGGTTTCCCGAGACGATCCCAACAAGAAGGTGCAACGCGAAGCAAACCGACTCCTAGAAAAGTACTGGCCCAAGGTCGAGGACGAAGGATGA
- a CDS encoding type II secretory pathway, component PulD encodes MTMRLTLRFSVFLAGFLTLAMALVLIPDLKAQSVTETKIQLMADALRARDSGDYVTARDKLIELKGIAGDEATVDRMLSQVNEELAKQAAPRPAGVTTTTSGSSVSSSAPPPPDPRQIAAAEADRQAESMARARELQSTARGQANRGQIDAAIGSYDMAVQQLTPNPVTISLINEIRAERDELARMNEPPVSASTRSTPPPSAPSKGYDENRSRKAMLPLGQVSPDFVAENAEIERMILTGRSRYVAGDLVGAEETFKEVETIDPGNVEAKNFLKRIAEQRQRTGWLDKAKTREQLLAEVTQSWQRPGVYEEREREGPAEDEQAPLLRKLERIVIPNVSYSGVGLSSVINGLSQISEEYDTAGASSKGVNIVLLDPNQTNPIVNLTLRNLSLKRVLDFIVDSVGFQYEVQADAVVVRPGGELSNLDTEFFPVSRSTVIRMVAGSGDSGPGSRSSANDPFSSSGSSEASPSGESRAIRGFLQQAGVNFESVPGSSLVYDGSAMIVTHTSRNLQRIRNILNRYSEVRQVEIEAKFMEVAEGDLEESGIDWLIQNSDGTQVYQSDFRTLSSTFETGGSTNEIRINNDSYETGPPNLPGDVDLGTGSSPLAIVSGIIGDFNIEASIRALSRKTGTDLLSSPKVTVLSGNLATITVAQEFRYPERYTDIESQVGQASGVTTGGSAGVTITAGTPQDFKTRNVGVELAVTPTVEEDDYSISLDLNPRVTEFDGFVEYGGSSIAISSGTTVTVPPGFYQPIFSVREVTTKVTIWDGATVVMGGLTREETKSINDKIPLLGDLPMLGRLFRSEGESTTKRNLLIFVTANLVSPGGSPKKQELKSVLPNSLFQNPTIVTPSGSVDRARN; translated from the coding sequence ATGACTATGCGCCTAACCCTCCGGTTCTCGGTCTTCCTGGCCGGTTTCCTCACCCTCGCGATGGCATTGGTCCTCATTCCAGACCTCAAAGCCCAATCCGTCACCGAGACCAAGATTCAGTTGATGGCGGATGCCCTCCGGGCCCGCGATTCCGGTGATTATGTGACAGCCCGCGACAAGCTCATTGAGCTGAAAGGGATCGCCGGCGACGAGGCGACCGTGGATCGGATGCTTTCCCAGGTGAATGAAGAACTGGCCAAGCAGGCCGCCCCCCGACCGGCCGGGGTGACCACGACGACCAGCGGGTCTTCTGTTTCCTCGTCCGCTCCACCCCCACCGGATCCCAGGCAGATCGCTGCCGCGGAAGCGGATCGGCAGGCCGAATCGATGGCACGGGCCCGTGAGCTTCAGAGCACCGCCCGTGGCCAGGCCAACCGCGGCCAGATCGATGCCGCCATCGGTTCCTACGACATGGCGGTACAGCAATTGACGCCGAATCCGGTCACCATTTCGCTGATCAATGAAATCCGGGCCGAACGCGATGAACTGGCCCGGATGAATGAGCCGCCGGTTTCTGCTTCGACCAGATCAACGCCGCCGCCGAGCGCGCCGTCGAAAGGCTACGATGAGAACAGGAGTCGCAAAGCCATGCTTCCCCTGGGGCAGGTCAGTCCGGATTTTGTCGCCGAAAATGCGGAAATCGAGCGGATGATTTTGACCGGTCGCAGTCGCTATGTCGCGGGAGATCTGGTCGGGGCTGAAGAGACGTTCAAGGAAGTGGAGACGATTGATCCCGGGAACGTCGAAGCGAAGAATTTCCTCAAGCGGATTGCCGAGCAACGCCAGCGCACCGGCTGGCTGGACAAGGCCAAGACCCGCGAGCAACTCCTCGCCGAGGTCACCCAGTCCTGGCAGCGACCCGGTGTCTACGAGGAGCGGGAGCGCGAAGGCCCGGCCGAAGACGAGCAGGCGCCCCTCCTGCGCAAGCTCGAGCGGATCGTCATCCCGAACGTCAGCTACAGTGGAGTCGGCCTGAGCAGTGTGATCAACGGCCTCAGCCAGATCTCCGAGGAGTATGATACGGCGGGGGCAAGTTCCAAAGGGGTCAACATCGTCCTGCTCGACCCCAATCAGACCAATCCGATCGTCAACCTCACCCTGCGCAATCTGTCGCTCAAGCGGGTGCTCGACTTCATTGTCGATTCGGTCGGTTTCCAGTATGAAGTCCAGGCGGATGCCGTTGTCGTTCGCCCCGGTGGCGAGTTGTCCAATCTGGATACTGAGTTCTTCCCGGTTTCACGTTCGACCGTCATACGGATGGTCGCGGGGAGCGGCGATTCAGGTCCGGGATCGAGGTCGTCGGCGAACGATCCCTTCAGTTCGAGCGGAAGCTCCGAAGCGAGCCCGAGCGGCGAGTCGCGTGCGATCCGGGGATTCCTTCAACAGGCGGGGGTCAACTTCGAATCTGTTCCCGGCAGCAGCCTGGTCTACGACGGATCCGCCATGATCGTCACCCATACCAGCCGGAACCTGCAGCGCATCCGCAATATCCTCAATCGATACAGTGAAGTTCGCCAGGTGGAGATTGAAGCGAAATTCATGGAGGTGGCGGAAGGTGATCTCGAGGAATCCGGAATCGACTGGCTGATCCAGAACTCGGACGGCACCCAGGTTTACCAGAGCGATTTCCGGACGCTTTCCAGTACGTTTGAGACCGGTGGCTCGACCAACGAAATCCGGATCAACAATGACAGCTATGAAACCGGGCCGCCCAACCTTCCCGGTGATGTCGATCTGGGAACCGGCTCGTCTCCCCTGGCGATTGTGAGCGGTATCATCGGAGACTTCAATATCGAGGCCAGTATCCGCGCCCTCTCCCGGAAGACCGGTACCGACCTGCTCAGTTCGCCCAAGGTGACGGTGCTGTCGGGAAATCTTGCCACCATCACGGTCGCCCAGGAATTCCGCTATCCGGAACGTTATACCGATATTGAGAGCCAGGTGGGCCAGGCCAGTGGTGTGACCACGGGCGGTTCCGCGGGCGTCACCATCACGGCAGGCACTCCCCAGGACTTCAAGACGCGCAATGTCGGAGTTGAGCTGGCCGTCACGCCGACCGTGGAAGAGGATGACTACAGCATCAGTCTGGATCTGAATCCGCGGGTCACCGAATTCGATGGGTTTGTCGAATACGGCGGCTCCAGCATCGCCATTTCGTCCGGAACGACCGTGACGGTCCCGCCAGGTTTTTATCAGCCCATCTTCTCGGTTCGGGAAGTCACGACCAAGGTCACCATCTGGGACGGGGCCACCGTTGTCATGGGCGGTCTGACCCGCGAGGAGACCAAGTCGATCAATGACAAGATCCCACTCCTCGGTGATCTTCCGATGCTGGGCCGGCTCTTCCGATCGGAGGGCGAGTCAACGACCAAGCGCAATCTCCTCATCTTCGTCACCGCCAACCTGGTCAGCCCGGGAGGTTCGCCGAAGAAGCAGGAACTCAAGAGTGTCCTTCCCAACTCGCTCTTCCAGAATCCGACGATCGTGACTCCCTCCGGGTCGGTTGACCGGGCCCGCAACTGA
- a CDS encoding sialidase family protein: protein MKPRIRSTSVFVPSPEEGTCVMGGSYYTRATGTDLMSVHTLSSRSDILSHEYYRFSNDNGRTWSEPTLVPAGRQTQAGMLRRHQRGGYLDPATGRFIKLRNEAVLPNDEVLEFMRFNTVHYAVSLDGGRSDLFDEPLVQSGPGFSADHPLPNVRRGHNCFMLGDSTCLPITLPDGSLLQPVQISPTGPDGVYRPRGPGFTDTDCAVIRGTWRDDLHLDWELTGMVIADPGRTTRGLIEPTLARLADGRILMVMRGSNDQRPKLPGYRWFALSSDNGSTWTTAEPWTYESGIAFHSPSSCSQLIAHSSGRLYWIGNLCQKNPQGNLPRHPIVIGEVSMESGRLIEETVAIIDDRHPDDGPFLTLSNFYAREDREDGTIKLHLLRWSTGGQRGYQGDCMLYEIEITE, encoded by the coding sequence GTGAAACCCCGGATTCGATCAACTTCGGTCTTTGTTCCCTCTCCGGAGGAAGGAACCTGTGTCATGGGCGGATCCTACTACACCCGCGCCACCGGAACCGATCTGATGAGCGTCCACACCCTCTCATCCCGATCGGACATCCTTTCACACGAGTACTACCGTTTTTCGAATGACAACGGGAGGACCTGGTCGGAGCCCACCCTCGTGCCGGCCGGCCGGCAGACCCAAGCCGGCATGCTCCGGCGCCACCAGCGCGGTGGCTATCTGGATCCGGCGACCGGCCGGTTCATCAAGCTGCGCAACGAAGCCGTTCTGCCCAACGACGAAGTCCTCGAATTCATGCGCTTCAACACTGTGCATTACGCCGTCTCGCTCGATGGCGGCCGGAGCGACCTCTTTGACGAGCCCCTGGTTCAGAGCGGCCCCGGGTTCAGCGCGGATCACCCCCTACCCAACGTCCGGCGCGGTCATAACTGTTTCATGCTCGGCGATTCCACCTGCCTGCCGATCACCCTGCCCGACGGGTCCCTTCTTCAACCGGTGCAGATTTCCCCGACCGGGCCGGATGGCGTTTATCGCCCGCGGGGACCCGGCTTTACCGATACCGATTGCGCGGTCATCCGGGGCACCTGGCGCGACGATCTCCACCTTGACTGGGAACTCACCGGCATGGTCATTGCCGATCCCGGGCGGACCACACGGGGTCTCATCGAGCCGACCCTTGCCCGACTCGCCGACGGCCGCATCCTCATGGTCATGCGCGGCTCAAACGACCAGCGACCCAAGCTCCCTGGCTACCGCTGGTTTGCCCTTTCATCCGACAACGGGTCGACCTGGACCACGGCCGAACCCTGGACCTATGAATCCGGAATTGCCTTTCATTCCCCGAGTTCCTGTTCCCAGTTGATCGCCCATTCTTCGGGTCGACTCTACTGGATCGGCAACCTCTGCCAGAAGAACCCCCAGGGCAATCTGCCCCGCCACCCCATCGTGATCGGCGAGGTATCCATGGAATCCGGACGCCTGATCGAAGAGACAGTCGCAATCATCGACGATCGCCACCCCGACGACGGCCCTTTCCTGACCCTGTCCAACTTCTATGCCCGCGAGGACCGGGAAGACGGCACGATCAAACTCCACCTCCTGCGCTGGTCAACCGGAGGCCAGAGGGGCTACCAGGGGGACTGCATGCTCTACGAAATTGAGATCACAGAATGA
- the rapA gene encoding RNA polymerase-associated protein RapA yields the protein MSLNLVGQRCVSETEPELGLGIVVSIGRHQIGIDFPGSGEKRLYAPGTPILKRVRFRAGETIRTTEGALLVIESIEEVDGLLVYLGNGMRVREDAISDQNLANGPLERLMQGQMDPLEVFDLRTRCLEGQAAFRQSPVRGYLGGRIDLIPHQFYILNEVASRQIPRVLLADEVGLGKTIEACLILQRLLATGMIRRILILVPEPLVHQWFVELLRRFNLWFSIFDEERCHSLEHSLPDSNPFLDEQLALCSIAFPAGNEIRRAQILEGDWDMVVVDEAHHLDWTPERSSPEYDLVDQLASKALGLLLLTATPTQLGMTGHFARLRLLDPDRYGDLETYLNEAKNYAPVAKIVGRILEAEKLTAADQKDLKRIFKGDEKRLGRLLDEMKNGKAEAKNALLRSLLDEHGTGRVVFRNTRTAMTGFPKRAYSPAPIDNPSPTLIKRMNREFEAEATGHESDIRYSFSDDPRIDWLVGLLKELKEDKVLLICHSRRKAMALESAIKEVTNLKIALFHEEQPLVSRDRQAAWFAEPDGARLLISSEIGSEGRNFQFAHHLVLFDLPMNPGLLEQRIGRLDRIGQTRTIRIHFPYLKGSAQEYIQDWYHQGLDAFETLIHSGTEYEAAFRDRVIGFALDAKAHQRPRGQVAGERLITETIRFRKALTKRMQEGRDRLLELNSFNPEIAEAVIGQVRQADRDPRLRDLLFELMEHFGVRIVEHEDGDVFLDPSHAYVEAFPSLPREGTLATFDRTRAIQREDITFLTSDHRILQDTLDLLLNSPTGTVCFCTAKSTEPNILLEAIYQHESVSRVQWHVERFLPPTPVRVVVDIRGNDLSTGFRLPETTESGTEPALRQLLDSGGLNLEVMKSLLGATTRAAEKEAEHRKVEAGKIAVEALGTELQRLIDLRKINDHVRPEEITLARSQLNETLKAITKARLRLDSIRLILMN from the coding sequence ATGTCTTTGAATCTTGTCGGCCAGCGCTGCGTCAGCGAGACCGAGCCCGAACTCGGCCTCGGCATCGTTGTCAGCATCGGGCGTCACCAGATTGGCATCGATTTTCCGGGCTCCGGGGAAAAGCGGCTCTACGCTCCCGGCACGCCGATTCTCAAGCGGGTCCGGTTCCGGGCCGGCGAAACCATCCGGACGACCGAAGGTGCGTTGCTCGTGATCGAGTCCATCGAGGAAGTCGACGGACTCCTGGTCTACCTCGGCAATGGGATGAGAGTCCGGGAAGATGCCATTTCCGATCAGAATCTCGCCAACGGCCCCCTTGAGCGCCTGATGCAGGGCCAGATGGATCCGCTGGAGGTCTTTGATCTGCGGACCCGCTGCCTCGAGGGCCAGGCGGCCTTCCGTCAATCCCCCGTCCGCGGTTACCTCGGCGGCCGCATCGACCTGATCCCCCACCAATTCTATATCCTGAACGAAGTCGCTTCCCGGCAAATCCCCCGTGTCCTCCTGGCCGATGAAGTCGGACTGGGCAAGACCATCGAAGCCTGCCTCATCCTCCAGAGACTCCTCGCGACCGGCATGATCCGACGGATCCTCATTCTCGTGCCGGAGCCGCTCGTCCATCAATGGTTTGTGGAACTGCTCAGGCGGTTCAATCTCTGGTTCAGCATCTTCGACGAGGAGCGGTGTCATTCGCTCGAGCACAGCCTTCCCGACAGCAATCCTTTCCTCGATGAACAACTGGCACTGTGCAGCATTGCCTTTCCGGCCGGAAACGAGATCCGGCGGGCACAGATCCTCGAGGGTGACTGGGACATGGTCGTGGTCGACGAAGCCCACCATCTGGACTGGACCCCTGAAAGATCGAGCCCGGAATACGACCTTGTAGATCAACTGGCATCCAAGGCCCTCGGTTTGCTTCTTCTCACCGCCACTCCGACCCAGCTCGGAATGACCGGCCACTTTGCCCGCCTTCGTTTGCTGGATCCGGACCGTTACGGGGATCTGGAGACCTACCTGAATGAAGCCAAGAACTACGCCCCGGTCGCCAAGATAGTGGGCCGTATCCTCGAAGCGGAAAAACTGACGGCCGCCGACCAGAAGGATCTCAAACGCATTTTCAAAGGCGACGAAAAGCGCCTCGGCCGGCTTCTGGACGAAATGAAGAACGGCAAGGCCGAGGCGAAGAACGCCCTGCTGCGTTCGCTTCTCGACGAGCATGGCACCGGCCGGGTTGTCTTTCGCAATACCCGAACCGCCATGACGGGATTCCCCAAGCGTGCCTATTCGCCCGCCCCGATCGACAACCCTTCACCGACTCTGATCAAGCGGATGAACCGCGAATTCGAAGCCGAGGCCACCGGGCACGAATCCGACATCCGCTATTCCTTCTCCGACGACCCCCGCATTGACTGGCTGGTCGGCCTCCTCAAGGAACTCAAGGAAGACAAGGTGCTGCTGATCTGCCACTCCCGACGCAAGGCGATGGCCCTCGAGAGCGCAATCAAGGAGGTTACGAATCTGAAGATTGCCCTCTTCCATGAGGAACAGCCGCTGGTCAGCCGGGACCGCCAGGCCGCCTGGTTCGCCGAACCCGATGGCGCCCGGCTGTTGATCAGCTCGGAGATCGGCAGCGAGGGACGCAATTTCCAGTTTGCCCATCACCTCGTCCTCTTCGATCTGCCGATGAATCCCGGGCTTCTCGAACAGCGCATCGGCCGACTCGACCGCATCGGCCAGACCCGCACCATCCGCATTCACTTCCCCTACCTCAAGGGGAGTGCGCAGGAGTACATTCAGGACTGGTATCATCAGGGCCTCGACGCCTTTGAGACCCTCATCCACAGCGGGACCGAATACGAAGCCGCCTTTCGCGATCGGGTCATCGGTTTTGCCCTTGATGCGAAGGCGCATCAGCGGCCGAGGGGTCAGGTTGCGGGGGAACGTCTGATCACAGAGACGATCCGGTTCCGGAAAGCCCTGACCAAACGTATGCAGGAGGGACGCGACCGCCTGCTCGAACTCAATTCGTTCAATCCGGAGATCGCCGAGGCGGTCATCGGGCAGGTCCGCCAGGCCGACCGCGACCCGCGGCTCCGCGATCTCCTCTTCGAACTGATGGAGCATTTCGGTGTCCGCATCGTCGAGCATGAGGACGGCGACGTTTTTCTCGACCCGAGTCACGCCTACGTCGAGGCTTTCCCCTCACTGCCCCGGGAAGGCACGCTGGCCACCTTCGATCGGACGCGGGCCATCCAACGCGAGGACATCACCTTCCTCACGTCGGATCACCGCATTCTCCAGGATACGCTCGATCTCCTCCTCAACTCGCCCACCGGTACGGTCTGTTTCTGCACGGCGAAATCGACCGAGCCAAACATCTTGCTCGAGGCGATCTACCAGCATGAGTCCGTTTCGAGAGTCCAGTGGCACGTTGAACGGTTTCTTCCCCCGACCCCCGTGCGTGTCGTGGTGGATATCCGGGGCAATGACCTGAGCACCGGGTTCAGGCTCCCCGAAACCACAGAGTCCGGAACCGAACCGGCCCTCCGTCAACTGCTTGATTCCGGGGGGCTCAATCTTGAAGTGATGAAATCCCTGCTCGGGGCAACCACGCGAGCCGCTGAAAAGGAAGCCGAGCACCGAAAGGTGGAGGCCGGCAAGATCGCCGTCGAGGCCCTCGGGACGGAACTCCAGCGATTGATCGATCTGAGGAAGATCAACGATCACGTTCGGCCCGAGGAAATCACCCTGGCCCGGAGCCAGCTGAACGAGACACTCAAAGCGATCACCAAGGCCCGGCTTCGCCTCGATTCAATCCGGCTGATCCTGATGAATTGA
- a CDS encoding GatB/YqeY domain-containing protein, whose translation MASLYEKLRADIILAVKARDSGQALILRSADAAVQRASLDQNVPIDDELVIATLRKAVKNLAAANLDFEKGNREDLISANLHEIEVLETYLPQLITGDRLQAIIDRVLAETGATSRKEMGRVIGAIKKHPDAALIDFGEVSKALQGRLA comes from the coding sequence ATGGCATCCCTCTACGAAAAACTCCGTGCGGACATCATCCTGGCCGTCAAGGCCCGCGACTCGGGTCAGGCCCTGATTCTGCGCTCAGCTGACGCCGCCGTTCAGCGGGCTTCCCTCGATCAGAATGTGCCGATCGACGACGAGCTGGTGATCGCGACGCTGCGCAAGGCGGTCAAGAACCTGGCGGCGGCCAACCTCGATTTCGAAAAGGGCAATCGTGAAGACCTCATTTCGGCCAATCTCCATGAGATCGAAGTGCTTGAGACCTATCTGCCGCAGTTGATCACAGGCGATCGCCTTCAGGCCATCATTGATCGTGTCCTGGCAGAGACGGGGGCGACTTCCCGAAAGGAGATGGGGCGGGTCATCGGTGCAATCAAGAAACACCCGGACGCCGCCCTTATCGATTTTGGAGAGGTCAGCAAGGCACTGCAGGGCAGACTGGCCTGA